A window of Reinekea marina contains these coding sequences:
- a CDS encoding YHS domain-containing (seleno)protein has protein sequence MIGTSVAYSDTFRNKNDQNVAINGFDTVAYFSNSRAVMGQSDYQVQHAGAIWYFSSQKNKNIFEQNPPKYTPQFAGHCANGLSDGHLVLADPSLFRVIDGKLYLFFSKWGRAQWAMRQSSQIALAEQNWTEFKTSF, from the coding sequence TTGATCGGCACTTCGGTGGCTTATTCTGATACCTTCAGAAATAAAAATGATCAGAACGTAGCTATTAATGGTTTCGACACCGTTGCCTATTTTTCAAACTCACGAGCTGTAATGGGTCAATCTGATTACCAAGTGCAACATGCTGGTGCAATTTGGTACTTTTCATCACAAAAAAATAAAAATATTTTTGAACAAAATCCACCCAAATACACCCCTCAATTTGCCGGCCATTGCGCCAATGGGCTCAGTGATGGGCACTTAGTTTTGGCTGATCCAAGCCTTTTCAGGGTGATCGATGGAAAGCTATATTTATTCTTTTCAAAGTGGGGGCGGGCACAATGGGCGATGAGGCAATCGTCACAGATTGCGCTGGCTGAGCAGAACTGGACCGAATTTAAAACATCGTTTTAA
- the ntrC gene encoding nitrogen regulation protein NR(I), with amino-acid sequence MTDQPLVWVVDDDRSIRWVLERAMGKRGYECSVFENGESLLARLENRAPDVIISDVRMEGMDGLELLNKIHETHPDLPVIIMTAHSDLDSAVASFQGGAFEYLPKPFDVDEATALVERALEHSAQQGPAALSNSQSAAMEIIGEAPAMQEVFRAIGRLAQSNITVLINGESGTGKELVAQALHRHSPRKEEPFIALNMAAIPKDLMESELFGHEKGAFTGAQNQRRGRFEQADGGTLFLDEIGDMPAETQTRLLRVLADSEFYRVGGHTPVKVNVRIIAATHQDLEKLVEQGRFREDLFHRLNVIRIHIPKLSDRREDIPKLLNFFLHKAAKELDVEPKVLRPETEAFLSNLPWPGNVRQLENTCRWITVMASSHEVLLNDLPPELRDESAVVEVGQGSWQQALRNWASSELANGEKRILDSALPAFEQVMIEAALKQTAGRKRDAAELLGWGRNTLTRKIKELGLESSDEE; translated from the coding sequence TATGGGCAAGCGAGGCTATGAATGCTCGGTATTTGAAAACGGTGAATCCTTGTTAGCAAGGCTTGAGAACCGTGCGCCAGATGTGATTATCAGCGATGTAAGAATGGAAGGAATGGATGGTTTAGAATTGTTAAATAAAATCCATGAAACGCATCCAGATTTGCCGGTGATCATCATGACCGCGCATTCCGATCTAGACAGTGCCGTGGCTTCTTTTCAGGGCGGAGCATTCGAGTACTTACCCAAGCCTTTCGATGTAGATGAAGCCACGGCACTCGTGGAAAGAGCGCTAGAGCACAGCGCGCAACAAGGACCAGCTGCGTTGTCGAATAGCCAAAGTGCTGCGATGGAAATCATTGGTGAAGCGCCAGCCATGCAAGAAGTGTTTCGAGCGATTGGGAGATTGGCGCAAAGTAACATTACTGTCTTGATTAACGGCGAATCTGGTACTGGTAAGGAGCTCGTCGCTCAAGCTCTGCATCGCCATAGTCCGCGAAAAGAAGAGCCTTTCATCGCTTTAAACATGGCGGCTATTCCCAAAGATTTGATGGAATCTGAGTTGTTTGGGCATGAAAAAGGTGCTTTTACCGGCGCGCAAAACCAGCGTAGAGGCCGCTTTGAACAGGCCGATGGTGGTACCTTGTTTTTAGATGAAATAGGCGACATGCCGGCAGAAACGCAAACTAGATTGTTGCGAGTACTTGCCGACAGTGAGTTTTATCGAGTAGGGGGTCATACACCCGTAAAAGTGAACGTTAGAATTATTGCAGCGACACATCAAGATTTAGAAAAGCTGGTGGAGCAAGGGCGTTTTCGCGAAGATTTGTTCCATCGCCTTAATGTTATCCGAATACACATTCCAAAGCTCAGCGATCGACGAGAAGATATTCCAAAGCTATTGAATTTTTTTCTCCATAAGGCCGCAAAAGAACTCGATGTGGAACCGAAAGTCTTACGCCCTGAAACCGAAGCATTTTTATCGAACCTGCCTTGGCCGGGTAATGTTCGTCAGTTAGAAAATACCTGTCGATGGATCACCGTAATGGCCTCAAGCCATGAGGTATTGTTGAATGACCTACCACCGGAATTGCGTGATGAATCTGCCGTTGTTGAAGTGGGTCAGGGCAGTTGGCAGCAAGCCTTGAGAAACTGGGCATCCAGTGAGTTGGCTAATGGCGAAAAGAGAATTTTAGACAGCGCCTTGCCCGCATTTGAGCAGGTGATGATTGAAGCGGCACTCAAGCAAACCGCAGGCCGTAAACGTGATGCGGCCGAGTTATTAGGGTGGGGGCGTAATACCTTGACTCGAAAAATAAAGGAGCTAGGGCTTGAGAGCAGTGATGAAGAATGA
- a CDS encoding PilZ domain-containing protein encodes MRSFIRHPTDIPINCVLQDHYYCIRNALLDVSAGGLSFSTDYYLPPGELIQVNIYVQEPSFEATCKVMWCKKVDHYYHVGVKFENEAEAFGFRMVEQVCHIEHYKRYVLNREGRNLDGQQAAEEWIDKYAGDFPR; translated from the coding sequence ATGCGTAGCTTTATCCGACACCCAACAGACATTCCTATCAACTGTGTGTTGCAAGATCACTATTACTGTATACGTAATGCATTGCTAGATGTCAGTGCTGGTGGCCTCAGTTTTAGTACCGATTATTACCTTCCGCCGGGCGAGCTGATTCAAGTAAATATATACGTTCAAGAGCCTAGCTTTGAAGCTACCTGTAAGGTCATGTGGTGTAAAAAGGTGGACCATTACTATCATGTCGGCGTTAAGTTTGAAAACGAAGCAGAGGCTTTCGGCTTTCGAATGGTTGAGCAGGTCTGCCACATAGAGCATTACAAACGATATGTGTTGAACCGAGAAGGGCGCAATTTAGATGGTCAGCAAGCCGCCGAAGAATGGATTGACAAATATGCTGGCGACTTCCCCAGGTAA
- a CDS encoding argininosuccinate synthase: MSDIKKVVLAYSGGLDTSVIAKWISETYNCEVVTFTADLGQGEEVEPARAKAQALGIKEIFIEDLREEFVRDYVYPMFRANTIYEGEYLLGTSIARPLIAKRLIEIANETGADAIAHGATGKGNDQVRFELGAYALKPGVKVVAPWREWELTSRETLMAYCEEHDIPVDFNKAGKKSPYSMDANLLHISYESGILEDPWVEAEEDMWRWSVSPEAAPDTPTYIELTYEKGDIVAIDGKAMSPAEVLTYLNKVGGDNGIGRIDIVENRYVGMKARGCYETPGGTIMLRAHRAIESITLDREVAHLKDSLMPKYAELIYNGYWWSPERKMMQEMIDSSQEHVNGDVRLKLYKGNVIVVGRRSNDTLFDENIATMEDDAGAYDQQDAEGFIKLNALRLKIAASKGRSPL; the protein is encoded by the coding sequence ATGTCCGATATCAAAAAAGTCGTCCTTGCTTATTCAGGCGGGCTAGACACGTCTGTGATCGCAAAATGGATCAGTGAAACATACAACTGTGAAGTAGTGACTTTTACAGCCGACTTAGGCCAAGGTGAAGAAGTAGAGCCTGCTCGTGCAAAAGCACAAGCGTTAGGCATTAAAGAAATTTTTATCGAAGACTTACGCGAAGAGTTTGTGCGCGATTATGTATACCCAATGTTTCGGGCAAACACCATTTATGAAGGTGAATATTTGCTGGGCACCTCTATTGCACGACCGTTAATTGCAAAACGCTTAATCGAAATTGCCAACGAAACCGGCGCTGATGCCATTGCTCATGGCGCAACGGGTAAAGGTAATGATCAAGTGCGTTTTGAACTGGGCGCTTATGCGTTGAAACCAGGTGTGAAAGTTGTAGCGCCTTGGCGCGAGTGGGAGCTAACCTCTCGAGAAACTTTAATGGCCTACTGTGAAGAGCATGATATTCCGGTAGATTTCAACAAAGCCGGTAAGAAATCGCCTTATTCCATGGACGCTAATCTGCTACACATTTCTTACGAGAGTGGCATTCTAGAAGACCCTTGGGTTGAAGCAGAAGAAGATATGTGGCGTTGGTCTGTTAGCCCAGAGGCCGCACCAGATACACCTACCTATATCGAATTAACCTATGAAAAAGGTGATATTGTTGCAATTGATGGCAAAGCAATGTCACCCGCTGAAGTGCTGACTTACTTGAACAAAGTGGGCGGTGACAATGGCATTGGTCGAATAGATATCGTTGAAAACCGATACGTCGGTATGAAGGCGCGTGGATGCTATGAAACGCCGGGCGGCACCATCATGTTACGTGCTCACCGTGCGATAGAGTCCATTACCTTAGATCGTGAAGTCGCGCATTTAAAAGACAGTCTCATGCCGAAATACGCCGAGTTAATTTACAATGGTTACTGGTGGAGCCCGGAACGTAAAATGATGCAAGAGATGATCGACTCTTCTCAAGAGCATGTAAATGGAGACGTTCGCCTTAAACTTTACAAAGGGAATGTTATCGTTGTGGGTCGCCGCTCAAATGACACATTGTTTGACGAAAATATTGCCACGATGGAAGACGATGCTGGCGCCTATGATCAACAAGATGCCGAAGGCTTCATTAAGCTGAACGCACTGCGATTAAAAATAGCCGCCTCAAAAGGACGCAGCCCTCTTTAA
- a CDS encoding amino acid ABC transporter ATP-binding protein, which translates to MTEANSRELSDEIVIKIDKMHKWYGDFHVLKDINLNVKKGERIVVCGPSGSGKSTMIRCINRLEEHQQGSIIVNGTELTSDVKHIEEVRREVGMCFQHFNLFPHLTILENLTLAPMWVRKIPKAEAEATAMHYLERVKIPDQANKYPGQLSGGQQQRVAIARSLCMKPEVMLFDEPTSALDPEMIAEVLDVMVTLAEEGMTMICVTHEMGFAKKVADRVIFMDAGQIIEENNPEDFFERPENDRTKLFLSQILGH; encoded by the coding sequence ATGACAGAAGCAAATTCTCGTGAACTATCTGATGAGATCGTCATCAAGATTGATAAAATGCACAAATGGTACGGTGACTTTCATGTTTTGAAAGACATCAATTTAAACGTTAAGAAAGGTGAGCGCATCGTAGTGTGTGGTCCTTCTGGTTCTGGTAAGTCAACGATGATTCGTTGTATTAACCGTCTAGAGGAGCACCAGCAAGGCAGCATCATCGTAAACGGTACTGAGTTAACCAGCGATGTTAAGCATATTGAAGAAGTTCGTCGCGAAGTCGGTATGTGCTTTCAGCACTTTAACTTATTTCCGCACTTAACCATCCTAGAAAACTTAACTTTAGCGCCTATGTGGGTACGTAAAATACCTAAAGCGGAAGCCGAAGCGACCGCCATGCATTATTTAGAGCGTGTTAAGATTCCAGATCAGGCGAATAAATATCCAGGTCAACTTTCTGGTGGCCAGCAGCAACGTGTAGCGATTGCGCGTTCACTGTGCATGAAGCCAGAAGTGATGTTATTTGACGAACCTACGTCTGCGCTTGACCCTGAAATGATTGCCGAAGTACTCGATGTAATGGTGACATTAGCAGAAGAAGGCATGACGATGATTTGTGTAACCCACGAAATGGGTTTCGCAAAGAAAGTAGCTGACCGCGTTATCTTTATGGATGCAGGGCAAATTATCGAAGAAAACAACCCTGAAGATTTCTTCGAACGGCCAGAGAATGATCGTACTAAGCTATTCTTAAGCCAAATTTTAGGGCACTAA
- a CDS encoding amino acid ABC transporter permease, with amino-acid sequence MTDQIKSDAPAKPPFWRDPEKRALIFQGVFLALVLYVIYILVRNTLTNLDARGISTGFDFLGTTTGFKISETLIEYTQSATYLDVFFVGLLNTILVSVVGIFFATMLGFTMGVARLSNNWLIARLAAIYVDTLRNIPLLLQLFFWYFAVLRPLPNPKQALEFGESLFLSNRGLFAPKPIFEDGFGLVVAAVVIAIISVFAIRRWARIRQEKTGEQFPVLYTALGLLIGLPLVAFLVTGLPLSWDVPALKGFNFQGGMVLTPEFAALVFALSVYTSSFIAEIVRAGILSVDNGQTEAAYSLGIKPSWTTKLIIVPQALRVIIPPLTSQYLNLTKNSSLAAAIAYPDLVAVFAGTALNQVGQAVEIMGMTLAVYLFLSLFISMLMNWYNARNALIER; translated from the coding sequence GTGACTGATCAAATCAAATCGGACGCTCCGGCAAAACCACCTTTTTGGCGCGATCCTGAAAAACGTGCGCTGATTTTCCAAGGTGTGTTTTTAGCCTTAGTCTTGTATGTTATTTATATCCTTGTTCGAAACACTCTAACTAACCTTGATGCTCGAGGTATTTCAACCGGCTTTGACTTTTTAGGCACCACAACGGGCTTTAAAATTTCAGAGACGCTAATTGAGTATACTCAGAGTGCCACTTATTTAGACGTATTCTTTGTTGGCTTACTAAACACTATTCTGGTGTCTGTCGTTGGTATTTTCTTTGCGACAATGCTTGGTTTTACTATGGGTGTTGCCCGGTTATCAAATAACTGGCTAATTGCACGTTTGGCGGCAATTTATGTAGACACGCTTAGAAACATTCCACTCTTATTGCAGCTGTTTTTCTGGTATTTTGCTGTATTGAGACCTCTTCCGAATCCTAAGCAGGCCTTAGAGTTTGGAGAAAGTTTATTCTTATCTAATCGTGGACTATTTGCCCCGAAACCCATTTTTGAAGATGGCTTTGGGCTCGTAGTTGCCGCTGTTGTTATCGCAATTATTTCGGTATTTGCGATACGTCGGTGGGCTCGAATTCGCCAAGAGAAAACCGGCGAACAATTCCCTGTGTTATATACGGCCCTCGGGTTGCTTATCGGCTTACCATTGGTGGCTTTCCTTGTAACTGGGTTACCACTTTCTTGGGATGTCCCAGCTCTAAAAGGCTTTAACTTTCAAGGCGGAATGGTACTGACACCTGAGTTTGCGGCACTTGTGTTTGCGTTATCAGTTTATACGTCATCATTTATTGCTGAAATTGTTCGTGCCGGTATTTTATCTGTCGACAATGGACAAACCGAAGCCGCTTATTCGCTCGGCATTAAGCCAAGCTGGACAACGAAACTGATTATTGTTCCTCAGGCATTGCGAGTGATTATTCCACCTTTAACGTCACAGTACTTAAACTTAACGAAGAACTCATCGTTAGCGGCCGCTATTGCATACCCAGATTTAGTCGCGGTATTTGCAGGTACAGCGCTTAACCAAGTGGGTCAGGCCGTTGAGATTATGGGCATGACATTAGCGGTTTATTTATTCTTGAGCTTGTTTATTTCTATGCTTATGAACTGGTATAACGCGCGCAACGCGTTAATTGAGCGGTAA
- a CDS encoding zinc-binding alcohol dehydrogenase family protein, translating into MKAVGYQASLPINEDQALLDIELPVPVASGQDILVRVEAVSVNPVDTKIRMRAAAEAGQYNVLGFDAAGVVEAVGPDVRLFKPGDKVWYAGAMNRPGSNAQFQLVDERLVAEKPLSLSFEQAAALPLTAITAWELLFDRFGLSKDSTGTLLILGASGGVGSIMIQLAKALTELTVIASASRQETQEWVKELGADFVVNHSQNLQSQLEALEIGPINYIASLNGTGQHLATIAEVIAPQGKFGLIDDADVLDVMPFKRKSVSIHWEFMFTRSLFQTSDMIQQHKILRRVSSLVDSKNIKSTANESLGLINAANLKAAHALLESNKAKGKIVLAGFEE; encoded by the coding sequence ATGAAAGCTGTCGGATACCAAGCTTCCTTGCCTATAAATGAAGATCAGGCGCTGTTGGATATTGAATTGCCAGTACCTGTCGCAAGTGGACAAGATATTCTGGTTCGTGTTGAGGCCGTGTCGGTTAACCCTGTAGATACTAAAATTCGTATGCGCGCGGCTGCAGAAGCGGGCCAATATAATGTGCTGGGGTTTGATGCGGCCGGTGTGGTTGAAGCCGTAGGGCCGGATGTTCGATTATTTAAGCCAGGCGACAAAGTTTGGTATGCCGGTGCGATGAATCGCCCTGGGTCCAATGCTCAATTTCAATTAGTCGATGAACGCCTTGTAGCCGAAAAGCCACTATCGTTAAGTTTTGAGCAAGCTGCGGCGCTGCCATTAACGGCAATCACGGCCTGGGAGTTATTATTTGATCGTTTTGGTCTCAGCAAAGACAGTACAGGAACCCTATTGATTTTAGGCGCGTCTGGTGGGGTCGGTTCTATAATGATTCAGTTGGCAAAAGCCTTGACCGAACTCACCGTTATTGCTTCAGCGTCACGGCAAGAAACGCAAGAGTGGGTTAAAGAGCTTGGTGCTGACTTCGTCGTTAATCACAGTCAAAACTTACAATCACAATTAGAAGCTCTGGAAATAGGACCCATTAATTACATTGCAAGCCTAAATGGAACGGGGCAGCATCTGGCAACTATTGCAGAAGTTATCGCACCACAAGGTAAGTTTGGCCTAATTGATGACGCGGATGTGCTCGATGTTATGCCGTTTAAGCGTAAGAGTGTGTCGATACATTGGGAGTTTATGTTTACTCGATCATTGTTCCAAACAAGCGACATGATTCAGCAGCATAAAATACTGAGGCGAGTATCCAGCTTAGTCGATTCGAAAAATATAAAGAGTACAGCAAACGAGAGTCTCGGATTGATTAATGCTGCCAACTTAAAAGCCGCTCATGCGTTGCTGGAAAGTAATAAGGCTAAAGGAAAAATTGTTCTAGCCGGGTTCGAAGAATAG
- a CDS encoding amino acid ABC transporter permease yields MTTQKYPVGQHPNLPPPSSSVGVVHWMRENLFSNWINTLFTFFALYIIFKFLPPLIDWVIISADWSGDSRDSCSKEGACWVFIRVWFDQLMYGRFPDDQVWRINFSYILGIAAAIPLFINAVSRTIKLALIGFLLVIYPIICFYLYYGGGFGLEIVETSVWGGLFLTLVIAVTGIVMSLPIGILLALGRRSNMPVVKSFCVVFIEFWRGIPLITVLFMASVMFPLFVPEDISPDKLLRVLVGVTLFSSAYMAEVVRGGLQAMPKGQYEAAAALGLNYTKSTMLIILPQALKMVIPGIVNTFIGLFKDTTLVLIIGLFDLLGMAQMAATNPNWLGFTIEGYVFAAFGFFIFCFSMSRYSQRLERMLDTGHSN; encoded by the coding sequence ATGACAACTCAAAAATATCCTGTTGGCCAACATCCTAACTTACCACCTCCGAGCAGTTCGGTAGGTGTTGTGCATTGGATGCGTGAGAATTTATTCAGTAACTGGATAAATACCTTATTTACGTTTTTTGCACTGTACATCATCTTTAAGTTTTTACCGCCCTTGATAGATTGGGTCATTATTTCAGCTGATTGGTCTGGCGATAGCCGAGACTCATGCTCTAAAGAAGGTGCTTGCTGGGTCTTTATTCGAGTATGGTTCGATCAGTTAATGTATGGCCGATTCCCAGATGATCAGGTATGGCGAATTAACTTTTCCTATATATTAGGCATCGCTGCGGCTATTCCTTTGTTCATCAATGCCGTTTCACGCACCATAAAGTTAGCTTTAATTGGCTTCTTGTTGGTCATTTATCCAATCATTTGTTTCTACCTTTATTATGGTGGTGGCTTTGGTTTGGAAATCGTTGAAACATCGGTATGGGGTGGTTTGTTCTTAACCTTAGTGATTGCTGTAACGGGTATTGTCATGTCGCTTCCAATCGGGATATTACTTGCCCTGGGTCGCCGATCTAATATGCCGGTTGTAAAATCATTCTGTGTCGTCTTCATCGAATTTTGGCGTGGTATCCCGCTGATTACCGTTCTGTTTATGGCATCGGTAATGTTTCCATTATTCGTACCAGAAGACATCAGCCCAGATAAGCTCTTAAGAGTCTTGGTGGGAGTCACCTTGTTTTCTTCAGCCTACATGGCCGAAGTGGTGCGCGGGGGCTTACAAGCTATGCCTAAAGGGCAGTATGAAGCGGCAGCGGCGTTAGGGTTAAACTACACCAAGAGCACCATGCTGATTATTCTTCCTCAAGCATTGAAGATGGTAATTCCTGGTATTGTGAATACATTTATTGGCCTGTTTAAAGACACCACGCTGGTATTGATTATTGGTTTATTTGACTTGCTTGGTATGGCTCAAATGGCAGCAACGAACCCTAATTGGTTAGGGTTTACAATTGAAGGCTATGTCTTCGCTGCATTTGGTTTCTTTATATTTTGTTTCAGCATGAGTCGTTACTCTCAACGTTTAGAGCGCATGTTGGATACTGGACACAGCAATTAA
- a CDS encoding amino acid ABC transporter substrate-binding protein — protein MFKKAVLTTLGVAISSTMMMSTAQAGEVLDGVKEKGFLQCGVSQGLPGFSNSDENGNWTGLDVDFCRAVAAAIFGDASKVKYTPLSAKERFTALQSGEIDMLSRNTTWTQTRDTSLGINFAGVTYYDGQGFMVRKDLGVTSALELDGASVCTNQGTTTELNLADYFRANGMSFEPVVFEKADEVVAAYDNGRCDVYTTDASGLAAQRTKLAEPAAHMVLPEIISKEPLGPAVAHGDDQMLDIVAWSINATVEAEEMGLNSSNIGKVKGDASASPGVKRFIGADGSLGANLGLDAEWAYNIVSQVGNYGEIWDRNVKPLELPRGLNTLWKDGGIMYAPPVR, from the coding sequence ATGTTTAAGAAGGCAGTCCTTACCACCCTTGGCGTTGCAATTTCATCAACTATGATGATGTCTACCGCTCAAGCCGGTGAAGTTCTAGATGGAGTTAAAGAAAAAGGTTTTTTACAGTGTGGTGTGAGCCAAGGTCTACCAGGCTTCTCTAACTCTGACGAAAATGGTAACTGGACAGGTCTAGACGTTGATTTTTGTCGTGCTGTAGCAGCCGCAATTTTTGGCGATGCATCTAAAGTTAAATACACTCCATTATCAGCTAAAGAGCGTTTCACCGCACTTCAGTCTGGTGAAATCGATATGCTATCTCGTAACACTACTTGGACTCAGACTCGTGATACCTCTTTAGGTATTAACTTTGCTGGCGTAACTTACTACGACGGTCAAGGCTTCATGGTTCGTAAAGATCTAGGTGTTACCAGTGCATTGGAATTAGATGGTGCATCTGTATGTACTAACCAAGGTACTACGACAGAATTGAACTTAGCAGACTATTTCCGTGCAAACGGCATGAGCTTTGAGCCAGTTGTATTTGAAAAAGCAGACGAAGTTGTAGCAGCTTACGACAATGGTCGTTGTGATGTATACACCACGGATGCTTCGGGTCTTGCGGCTCAACGTACTAAGCTAGCAGAGCCAGCGGCTCACATGGTATTACCTGAGATTATCTCTAAAGAGCCATTAGGCCCTGCAGTTGCTCACGGTGACGACCAAATGTTAGATATCGTTGCTTGGTCTATCAATGCAACAGTAGAAGCTGAAGAGATGGGTCTAAACTCATCTAACATTGGCAAAGTAAAAGGTGACGCTTCTGCATCACCAGGTGTTAAGCGCTTCATTGGTGCAGACGGTTCTTTAGGTGCAAACCTAGGTCTGGATGCAGAGTGGGCCTACAACATTGTTAGCCAAGTAGGTAACTACGGTGAAATTTGGGATCGTAACGTTAAACCACTTGAATTACCACGCGGTCTAAACACCTTGTGGAAAGACGGTGGCATCATGTACGCGCCACCAGTACGCTAA
- a CDS encoding rhodanese-like domain-containing protein gives MQHLIDVRSPAEYQQGHAQGAINVPVDQLAIQLSNGMNLEKTESITVYCLSGGRAGVAKTLLERAGFSNVTNAGGVSNLM, from the coding sequence ATGCAACATCTAATCGACGTTCGATCACCTGCAGAGTATCAACAAGGTCATGCCCAAGGTGCGATTAATGTGCCTGTAGATCAACTTGCCATTCAACTCAGCAATGGGATGAATTTAGAGAAAACAGAAAGCATTACCGTTTATTGTCTTTCTGGCGGTAGGGCTGGTGTGGCTAAAACGTTGCTCGAGCGAGCAGGCTTTTCAAATGTTACTAATGCCGGCGGTGTTAGCAACTTAATGTAA